The Curtobacterium sp. MCLR17_007 genome contains a region encoding:
- the mobF gene encoding MobF family relaxase, protein MSLHVLSTGDGYTYYTSEVATGDVRRAQGREIGDYYTVEGNPPGQWVGGGIGLLGMAGEVTEAQMKALFGEGLHPDAEAMIAASMEAGKSFADAEKEARLGRAPHRMSASSTKLAAAIKEAEDRFERTRHREPDAKERAQLRTAVGAQAFREANGRAAADGEELGKFITAATRSDRNTVSGIDLTFSPPKSVSIAWAAAIAQDDHATARLIEQAQERAIADSIAWLEENAIATRAGVNGVRQLDVEGGLIATKFRHHDSRSGDPQLHDHVVVANRVLGSDGKWRTLDSKLLHRQAMTAAAIHNRAVMDYVCELTGATTRARTVRAGDPPVVELAGVSDDLIAESSTRSRDSRRVAADLERDYRRDHGRSPDRATRRKIAQQAVLATRPKKEHIRPVAVVATAWFDAARKSTRRQDLEVGALLGRGLGSDQEAPFDPEDAARTILAKVSEARSTWGVNNVQIAAEQWVNEHRGMPGLDSKTGAAIITKTVIDGHSIRLTPPPAHGTFQPVAMRDGSSPYVSKGAVVFSSQAVFDAERIILDAAKDRTLGPVQPVTFAAAKAKHGSHLDAGQAALAAAFACDPVRVMVGVGPAGTGKTTALKVAARAIEAEGGRMIGLTPSAAAAAVMSDAVGIKAVTLDKFLVGTTLEQLLEAKSITGDIDLRRGDVIVVDEAGMAGTVNLAKVVRIAELTGAHVRFIGDDKQLDAVASGGMLRLLEHEVGATHLDELHRFSNPDEAAATLLLRDPTVKDPWAWHLANDRVVGGDADRMADHIFNGWQQDIDQGLDALMAAPTRTQVAELNARAQAYRFTTGEVSGRRGADLMDGFQAHVGDRLVTRKNDYKQRMHRGREFVKNGDRWTVERVHEDGSLDVVHAGHGGKLRLPADYVKQHAQLGYARTTHGEQGNTGDTMWQMVDASTSRNAAYVGGTRGRHRNTFVVITEPGQDMRDVLARIAGNVDPNLTAHEQLRVAQQEAGQVTRLADEYADLLQQLDDRRFAVAADTALGRDAAAAITAEPTWAVTKAALRQAEAAGLEPADVLYRAWTDKPLEQVENVPAALAGRVKDATAAWIAEHPTVDVPDVPAWIADPRPLRAAGVDDDWRTELQDRYDHIHARLLERGHQVAAKQPAWAAQLGAVPEDPARREAWVRLAGEVDTFRTRYNVDAEAADAVPAGLRERPVGQDLHARIVAAHKSSVLREQAADRKESSIDRLRARRGGTRPDSAGGDVFDRLKARRQQDTDRAVTKEPPVTGDPTQRGPRQ, encoded by the coding sequence ATGAGCCTGCATGTGCTGTCGACCGGGGACGGCTACACCTACTACACGTCGGAGGTCGCGACCGGCGACGTGCGACGCGCGCAGGGCCGCGAGATCGGCGACTACTACACCGTTGAGGGGAACCCTCCGGGGCAGTGGGTCGGTGGCGGGATCGGTCTGCTGGGGATGGCCGGCGAGGTCACCGAAGCGCAGATGAAGGCCCTGTTCGGTGAGGGGCTCCACCCCGACGCTGAGGCCATGATCGCTGCTTCGATGGAGGCCGGGAAGAGCTTCGCCGATGCCGAGAAGGAGGCCCGGCTCGGTCGCGCTCCGCACCGTATGTCCGCGTCGTCGACGAAGCTCGCGGCCGCGATCAAGGAAGCCGAGGACCGCTTCGAGCGCACCCGCCACCGCGAGCCCGACGCGAAGGAACGCGCTCAGCTTCGGACCGCTGTCGGCGCGCAGGCGTTCCGAGAAGCGAACGGCCGTGCCGCCGCGGACGGCGAGGAACTCGGGAAGTTCATCACCGCCGCCACTCGCTCGGATCGCAACACCGTGTCGGGGATCGACCTCACGTTCTCGCCGCCGAAGTCAGTCTCGATCGCGTGGGCCGCGGCGATCGCGCAGGACGACCACGCGACTGCTCGACTGATCGAGCAGGCGCAGGAGCGCGCGATCGCCGACTCGATTGCGTGGCTCGAGGAGAACGCTATCGCCACCCGCGCAGGCGTGAACGGCGTCCGTCAGCTCGACGTCGAGGGCGGTCTGATCGCGACGAAGTTCCGCCATCACGATTCCCGGTCTGGGGACCCGCAGTTGCACGACCACGTGGTGGTCGCGAACCGGGTGCTCGGCTCCGACGGCAAGTGGCGGACCCTCGACTCGAAGCTGCTGCACCGTCAGGCGATGACCGCTGCGGCGATCCACAACCGAGCGGTCATGGACTACGTGTGCGAGCTCACGGGTGCTACGACCCGCGCCCGGACCGTGCGCGCCGGCGACCCTCCTGTGGTCGAGCTCGCCGGCGTCAGTGATGACCTGATCGCGGAATCGTCCACCCGGTCGCGTGATTCCCGGAGGGTCGCCGCGGACCTCGAGCGGGACTACCGACGTGACCACGGGCGCTCACCGGATCGCGCCACGAGGCGCAAGATCGCGCAGCAGGCGGTTCTCGCGACGCGGCCGAAGAAGGAGCACATCCGCCCCGTCGCCGTGGTCGCGACGGCGTGGTTCGACGCGGCGCGGAAGAGCACACGACGCCAGGACCTCGAAGTCGGTGCTCTCCTCGGTCGTGGCCTCGGCTCCGACCAGGAGGCACCGTTCGACCCGGAGGACGCGGCCCGTACGATCCTGGCGAAGGTGTCGGAGGCCCGCTCGACGTGGGGCGTCAACAACGTGCAGATCGCCGCCGAGCAGTGGGTGAACGAACACCGTGGGATGCCCGGGCTGGACAGCAAGACCGGCGCCGCGATCATCACGAAGACCGTCATCGACGGCCACTCGATCCGTCTCACCCCGCCCCCAGCGCACGGCACGTTCCAGCCCGTCGCGATGCGCGACGGCTCCTCTCCGTACGTGTCCAAGGGCGCGGTGGTGTTCTCGTCGCAGGCGGTGTTCGACGCGGAGCGGATTATCCTCGACGCTGCAAAGGACCGCACCCTCGGGCCGGTCCAGCCGGTTACGTTCGCGGCTGCGAAGGCGAAGCACGGTTCCCACCTTGACGCCGGACAGGCCGCTCTCGCCGCGGCGTTCGCGTGTGACCCAGTGCGCGTCATGGTCGGCGTCGGCCCCGCCGGTACCGGGAAGACGACTGCGCTGAAGGTCGCCGCCCGTGCCATCGAAGCCGAGGGTGGTCGCATGATCGGCCTGACCCCGTCCGCGGCCGCGGCCGCGGTCATGTCCGACGCGGTCGGCATCAAGGCCGTCACGCTCGACAAGTTCCTCGTCGGCACAACCCTCGAGCAGCTGCTCGAGGCGAAGTCCATCACGGGTGACATCGACCTGCGCCGTGGCGATGTGATCGTGGTCGACGAAGCCGGCATGGCCGGCACGGTGAACCTCGCGAAGGTCGTCCGCATCGCCGAGCTCACCGGCGCCCACGTCCGGTTCATCGGCGACGACAAGCAGCTCGACGCAGTCGCCTCCGGCGGCATGCTGCGCCTGCTCGAGCACGAGGTCGGCGCGACCCACCTCGATGAACTCCACCGCTTCAGCAACCCCGACGAAGCTGCCGCGACGCTGCTGCTGCGCGACCCGACGGTGAAGGATCCGTGGGCATGGCACCTCGCCAACGACCGCGTCGTGGGCGGCGACGCTGACCGGATGGCCGACCACATCTTCAACGGCTGGCAGCAGGACATCGACCAGGGCCTCGACGCTCTCATGGCCGCACCCACCCGGACGCAGGTCGCTGAGCTGAACGCGCGTGCGCAGGCATACCGCTTCACCACCGGCGAGGTCTCGGGCCGTCGGGGTGCGGACCTCATGGACGGCTTCCAAGCGCACGTCGGAGACCGGCTCGTGACCCGCAAGAACGACTACAAGCAGCGGATGCACCGCGGCCGCGAGTTCGTGAAGAACGGCGACCGGTGGACGGTCGAGCGTGTCCACGAGGACGGTTCCCTCGACGTCGTGCACGCCGGCCACGGCGGCAAGCTGCGTCTGCCGGCCGACTACGTCAAGCAGCACGCCCAGCTCGGCTACGCCCGCACCACCCACGGCGAGCAGGGCAACACCGGCGACACCATGTGGCAGATGGTCGACGCGTCGACGTCGCGCAACGCCGCCTACGTCGGCGGTACCCGTGGACGCCACCGCAACACCTTCGTCGTCATCACCGAGCCCGGCCAGGACATGCGCGACGTCCTGGCGAGGATCGCCGGCAACGTCGACCCCAACCTGACCGCGCACGAGCAGCTGCGGGTCGCTCAGCAGGAAGCCGGTCAGGTGACCCGGCTCGCCGACGAGTACGCCGACCTCCTGCAGCAACTCGACGACCGCCGGTTCGCCGTCGCCGCCGACACCGCTCTCGGCCGCGACGCCGCGGCAGCGATCACCGCCGAGCCGACCTGGGCCGTCACGAAGGCGGCGCTCCGTCAGGCCGAGGCCGCCGGCCTCGAACCTGCCGACGTGCTCTACCGCGCCTGGACCGACAAGCCGCTCGAGCAGGTCGAGAACGTCCCGGCCGCCCTCGCCGGCCGCGTCAAGGACGCAACCGCTGCGTGGATCGCCGAGCACCCGACCGTCGACGTCCCCGACGTGCCGGCGTGGATCGCCGACCCGCGTCCGCTGCGCGCCGCGGGCGTCGACGACGACTGGCGGACCGAGCTGCAGGACCGCTACGACCACATTCACGCTCGCCTGCTTGAGCGCGGGCACCAGGTCGCCGCGAAACAGCCCGCCTGGGCTGCGCAGCTCGGCGCTGTCCCGGAAGATCCCGCACGCCGCGAGGCATGGGTCCGCCTCGCCGGCGAGGTCGACACGTTCCGAACCCGGTACAACGTCGACGCTGAAGCCGCCGACGCGGTCCCGGCGGGACTGCGCGAGCGACCCGTCGGGCAGGACCTTCACGCTCGGATCGTCGCCGCGCACAAGTCGTCGGTGCTGCGCGAGCAGGCGGCCGACCGGAAGGAGTCGTCGATCGACAGGCTCCGTGCCCGCCGCGGCGGGACCCGGCCCGACAGCGCCGGAGGCGATGTGTTCGATCGCCTCAAGGCGCGCCGGCAGCAGGACACCGACCGCGCAGTGACGAAGGAACCGCCCGTCACGGGTGACCCAACCCAGCGCGGTCCCCGCCAGTAG
- a CDS encoding zinc ribbon domain-containing protein, producing MCWWCFAEIDGTADYCPRCRRSLRVYPEQWVSARDPSDVERCPTCESRFTRADYECPECGRPLRASRDGRLST from the coding sequence GTGTGCTGGTGGTGCTTCGCTGAGATCGACGGCACCGCGGACTACTGTCCGCGGTGCCGTCGGTCGTTGCGGGTCTACCCGGAGCAATGGGTAAGCGCGCGCGACCCGAGCGACGTCGAGCGGTGCCCCACCTGCGAGAGCCGCTTCACCCGCGCCGACTACGAGTGTCCAGAGTGCGGCCGCCCCTTGCGGGCGTCCCGTGACGGCCGTCTCAGCACCTGA